One window of the Ammospiza nelsoni isolate bAmmNel1 chromosome 2, bAmmNel1.pri, whole genome shotgun sequence genome contains the following:
- the EDAR gene encoding tumor necrosis factor receptor superfamily member EDAR isoform X1: protein MAHLSERKWTHVFPFLMVSLVYSASAEYSNCGENEYYNQTTGMCHDCPKCEPGEEPYMTCGYGTKDEDYGCIPCPSEKFSKGGYQICRRHKDCEGFFRATVMTPGDQENDAECGPCLPGYYMLENRPRNIYGMVCYSCLLAPPNTKECAGSNSGISAIFPSTSGTSTFSPYQHAHKADLSGQGHLATALIIAMSTIFIMAIAIVLIIMFYIVKTKPSAQACCKSHSVKNVEAQANTQEEKKEVQDNVVIFSEKEEFEKLTATPAKAVKSENDASSENERLLSRSMDSDEEAAVDKQGTPERCLLSLVHLARDKSSTSNKSTGIQSRRKKILDVYANVCDVAEGLSPTELPFDCLEKTSRMLSSTYNTEKAIVKTWRHLAESFGLKRDEIGGMTDGMQLFDRISTAGYSIPELLTKLVQIERLDAVESLCADILEWAQAMPAPEPAGTS from the exons ATGGCTCACCTGAGTGAACGTAAATGGACTCACGTGTTCCCTTTCCTGATG GTCTCCCTGGTGTACTCTGCCAGCGCCGAATACTCCAACTGCGGTGAGAACGAGTACTACAACCAGACCACTGGCATGTGCCACGACTGCCCCAAGTGCGAGCCGGGTGAAGAGCCCTACATG ACATGTGGATATGGCACCAAAGACGAGGACTATGGCTGCATCCCCTGCCCTTCAGAGAAGTTTTCCAAAGGAGGGTACCAGATATGCCGACGGCACAAGGACTGCGAGGGATTTTTTCGAGCCACAGTCATGACACCTGGGGATCAGGAGAATGATGCAGAGTGTGGTCCCTGTCTCCCAGG TTACTACATGCTGGAAAACAGACCTCGGAACATCTACGGGATGGTTTGCTACTCGTGCTTGCTGGCACCTCCCAACACCAAGGAAT GTGCAGGCTCTAACTCTGGCATTTCAGCCATTTTCCCAAGCACCTCTGGCACAAGCACTTTCTCACCTTACCAGCATGCTCACAAAG cAGATCTTTCAGGACAAGGACATCTGGCTACAGCTCTTATAATTGCTATGTCCACTATCTTCATAATGGCTATTGCCATTGTCCTCATCATCATGTTTTACATTGTAAAAACAAAGCCGTCTGCTCAAG CCTGTTGCAAGAGCCACTCAGTAAAAAACGTCGAAGCTCAGGCTAACACtcaggaagagaagaaagaagtgCAAG ATAATGTTGTGATATTCTCTGAGAAAGAAGAGTTTGAAAAACTTACAGCAACTCCAGCTAAGGCTGTCAAAAG tgaaaatgaTGCATCTTCTGAGAATGAGCGACTCTTAAGCCGGAGTATGGATAGTGATGAAGAAGCTGCAGTTGACAAGCAAGGGACTCCAGAGAGATGCTTGTTATCTTTAGTGCATTTGGCCAGAGATAAATCTTCTACAAGCAATAAATCAACTGGG ATTCAAAGTCGAAGGAAAAAGATACTTGACGTGTATGCTAACGTATGTGACGTTGCAGAAG GTCTGAGCCCTACAGAGCTGCCATTTGACTGCCTGGAGAAGACCAGCCGAATGCTGAGCTCCACCTACAACACGGAGAAGGCCATAGTGAAGACGTGGCGTCACCTGGCCGAGAGCTTTGGGCTGAAGCGGGACGAGATTGGCGGCATGACGGACGGCATGCAGCTCTTCGACCGCATCAGCACGGCGGGctacagcatcccagagctgctcaccaAACTGGTGCAGATCGAGCGGCTGGATGCCGTGGAATCCTTGTGTGCAGACATTCTGGAGTGGGCACAAGCAATGCCGGCTCCTGAACCAGCAGGGACGTCCTGA
- the EDAR gene encoding tumor necrosis factor receptor superfamily member EDAR isoform X2, whose amino-acid sequence MAHLSERKWTHVFPFLMVSLVYSASAEYSNCGENEYYNQTTGMCHDCPKCEPGEEPYMTCGYGTKDEDYGCIPCPSEKFSKGGYQICRRHKDCEGFFRATVMTPGDQENDAECGPCLPGYYMLENRPRNIYGMVCYSCLLAPPNTKECAGSNSGISAIFPSTSGTSTFSPYQHAHKDLSGQGHLATALIIAMSTIFIMAIAIVLIIMFYIVKTKPSAQACCKSHSVKNVEAQANTQEEKKEVQDNVVIFSEKEEFEKLTATPAKAVKSENDASSENERLLSRSMDSDEEAAVDKQGTPERCLLSLVHLARDKSSTSNKSTGIQSRRKKILDVYANVCDVAEGLSPTELPFDCLEKTSRMLSSTYNTEKAIVKTWRHLAESFGLKRDEIGGMTDGMQLFDRISTAGYSIPELLTKLVQIERLDAVESLCADILEWAQAMPAPEPAGTS is encoded by the exons ATGGCTCACCTGAGTGAACGTAAATGGACTCACGTGTTCCCTTTCCTGATG GTCTCCCTGGTGTACTCTGCCAGCGCCGAATACTCCAACTGCGGTGAGAACGAGTACTACAACCAGACCACTGGCATGTGCCACGACTGCCCCAAGTGCGAGCCGGGTGAAGAGCCCTACATG ACATGTGGATATGGCACCAAAGACGAGGACTATGGCTGCATCCCCTGCCCTTCAGAGAAGTTTTCCAAAGGAGGGTACCAGATATGCCGACGGCACAAGGACTGCGAGGGATTTTTTCGAGCCACAGTCATGACACCTGGGGATCAGGAGAATGATGCAGAGTGTGGTCCCTGTCTCCCAGG TTACTACATGCTGGAAAACAGACCTCGGAACATCTACGGGATGGTTTGCTACTCGTGCTTGCTGGCACCTCCCAACACCAAGGAAT GTGCAGGCTCTAACTCTGGCATTTCAGCCATTTTCCCAAGCACCTCTGGCACAAGCACTTTCTCACCTTACCAGCATGCTCACAAAG ATCTTTCAGGACAAGGACATCTGGCTACAGCTCTTATAATTGCTATGTCCACTATCTTCATAATGGCTATTGCCATTGTCCTCATCATCATGTTTTACATTGTAAAAACAAAGCCGTCTGCTCAAG CCTGTTGCAAGAGCCACTCAGTAAAAAACGTCGAAGCTCAGGCTAACACtcaggaagagaagaaagaagtgCAAG ATAATGTTGTGATATTCTCTGAGAAAGAAGAGTTTGAAAAACTTACAGCAACTCCAGCTAAGGCTGTCAAAAG tgaaaatgaTGCATCTTCTGAGAATGAGCGACTCTTAAGCCGGAGTATGGATAGTGATGAAGAAGCTGCAGTTGACAAGCAAGGGACTCCAGAGAGATGCTTGTTATCTTTAGTGCATTTGGCCAGAGATAAATCTTCTACAAGCAATAAATCAACTGGG ATTCAAAGTCGAAGGAAAAAGATACTTGACGTGTATGCTAACGTATGTGACGTTGCAGAAG GTCTGAGCCCTACAGAGCTGCCATTTGACTGCCTGGAGAAGACCAGCCGAATGCTGAGCTCCACCTACAACACGGAGAAGGCCATAGTGAAGACGTGGCGTCACCTGGCCGAGAGCTTTGGGCTGAAGCGGGACGAGATTGGCGGCATGACGGACGGCATGCAGCTCTTCGACCGCATCAGCACGGCGGGctacagcatcccagagctgctcaccaAACTGGTGCAGATCGAGCGGCTGGATGCCGTGGAATCCTTGTGTGCAGACATTCTGGAGTGGGCACAAGCAATGCCGGCTCCTGAACCAGCAGGGACGTCCTGA